GTTGCCCTGGGTTGACCCGATCACCATCCAGCAAGTCACCCTGCTCGTCTCGCACATCAAGGGTTAGCCCCACGGGTAAGCTGGCTTGAGGATCAGGACTGTTGACTTTAATCTGGGCACGCAGTTCTTCGGGATCATTGGTAAGCTGATAGACGATCGCCAGATTAAAGCGTTGTCCATCCAGCAACACCTCACAGCCCTTGGACATGGGGTTGATCTGGGCACTCCTGGCAATTGCCATGGCAAACTCAGGCGGGTTCACCAAGTCTTGGAGCGAACGCCAAGCCGTGATCACAACTGCCCTTGCTTCCCGTGTGATGGTTACCAATGTCTCCCCGATACTAACTCTCTCTTGTTGAGGTGAGGTGCGACAGGTGTGGAGTTGGTCTAGGTGGCTGGGGTTGGCGAGCAGGGCAAGCCAGCGATCGCCCCCCTCTGGCTCCGGCAACAGACGAGGTGAGTAAGGCATGGGTTGGCTATAGTGACGAATGAGAGATTCGGCTACTGAGTCAGATAAGTCTGGTAGTGACTCAACCTGAGGCTGGGGATCGGGGCAGTGTTCTCTCAAGTGCCAGATGGTGTAGATATTCTCGTGGAGGTTGCTGACAGGGAGGGAGTAGGTACGATCGACCCGATCATACGCTCCTGCTTTCACGTCGTCATGGGTGGCATAGCCTGCAATTCTGACCCAGTCGTCCTCTAGGTCTACTTGGCAGGCAACATAGTAGGGAGCCGCCCACTGGTGATCACTGGGGATATCGACCCACTCGCGGGGAACCCGCAGTTCGTCCAGGGTGAGGGTGTCGGTGGGGATGACGACGAGAGGAACATCGCCGATCGTCACAGAGAAACCGGTCACAAATTCCCAGCGTTTTGCTAGGTCATCGGTAGCGGGGGCGATCGTGTCGGGACGATCGAGGGTTTCTGGTAACTCCCGCTTCAGGCATTCCAGGCAAAGGGTGTTGAGGGTTGCCCTAGCGCGGGCAGTGTCGTGGGAGTAAGGGTACTGTTCGGCTTGGGCAGCGGCTTGGCGATCGCTGTCGGCGATCGTCAACCAGATGTGTTCGGGATACAACTCGGCTAATTGGTCTAATTTCAGTGTCAACATGGTGAAGTTCTCCGTCTAAATAGCTGGATGGGGTGAGTGGGCTTGTAACCAGGAGTCGATAAACGCGGTGATACGTTGGTCTGCGTCTGGAACGGCATCCAGCTTGGTTACGTGCAAACGATCGAGCAATTTTTGTTTCAAGTCATCGCGTAACGATGAACTTGAGCTATCAGAATGAAGATGCACCAAGCTTTGGTATTCGGCAGTGAGAAACTCAACCAGCCAATTTCGGCAGTGCTGGGGTAGATTTATCTTGAGAGCAGTAACTACCTCTTTGGCTCGTGCAGCATGAAGTTCTCGTAGTTTTTTGGGATCATCGTGATGAATATCACGACACCAACTCTCCAAAAGTGCTTTGGATAAGGGATTCTTGACAATACGAGATACATCGCTATTGGCTTTGAAACCCTTGGGTTTGCCGAGCAGTTCAACCACATAATCTTGCCCAAAGTTTAGCCCGCGCCACAGAACTAGCGCTGCTTGCTCAATGTCGGAAAGCTGGGCAAAGGCTTGGACGATCGTTGATGGAATTTTCTCCTCATCTTCTTGCTGCTCTAGATAGAGCATATAGTCTATAGGTGTCAGATTCTGTGAGTCTTGGATTGAATCTTGGAGATCTCCAGCATCTGGATCTGATGATTTGAGTGGGGCATCAAGACTGAGCAGTTTAAAGTTGCTCCAATCCTGGACTGCTTTCCGACAGTCATTCATCATCCGTTCGGCAGTTGCTTGGTCAATCCTAGTTTTGTCAGCAGTTGCACCGAGACATTCTAGGCGTTGGTTAAAACACTCCGCAATTGCTTGCCATTGTTCAGGACTGGGATCAGGCAGGGGTTTGCGCCCTTCCTGACGAGGAGCATGGATTTCTTGATAGCAGTCCCAAAGTAAATCATGACGCTCCAGTTTGCCGTTAGCATAACCGGCTGAGTCTAAAATTTTCTTGCGATTACGTGATCCTTGCTTCAATTGAGATGTCTTTGACTGGTTGCGGGTTTTGTCCCTAATGGATCGATCATCTATTTCATCTCTGAGCTTGTCAGGCAACTTGTGCTTCAAGAAGGTCTTGATGGTGTTGTCCCAATCGAACTTGAACGGTTTCAACAAGGAGAAAGGCTGACTAATCACGCAAGCAGCGATCGCAGCACACTCCTCTAGAGCTAACTTTAAGCCTAGCCGCCTATATAGCGTGGATGCAGCAGAATAGGCTGGCTCTTGCAGGTAGGCAATTAATAGGTCACGATTTTTGCTTGACAGCTCTTCAGCATAAGTCTGACTTGGCTTATCTAAATGGTCATGAATGCATTTGACTTTAGCATTCCGACATTCCCGCAGTTGAATAAGCTTGGTAATCAATGCAGCTAGATCGTGGACAGGAACCTTTAAGGACTGGACAAACTCGGCATCATGCTGATAGGTCAAGAGCAATAGATAGCGTGCCCAGGCATCATCAGTGACGGGATCGTCTTCTGATAGTCCGTCGGTCAGCTTCATCATGAGTTGTTTTAGCCTACGATCGGTCTGGATGTGCCGTCGATTTCCGACGACGCTCCAAAATTCGGAAAACTTTCTGACCACATCGAGCTTGTCATTACTGGGGTTGTCATTACTCATGGCTGGCATCTCCGCAAATGGCTGGCAGGATGGGGTGTTGGCATCATACAGACTGTCCTCGATCGATTTCTACTAACCTTATCGGTCAAACTTGCGGCGATTATGCAAACAAAATCGCAGAAAAATTTTCCAGATTATTTTTTAGGTAACTACTCAGGCTGCCCTCACCCCAACCCCTCTCCCAAGCTGGGAGAGGGGCTAAGACACTGGTTCGGTTCCCCCTTCTCCCGTCTTGAGAGAAGGGGCTAGGGGATGAGGGCGACTGGAAGCCTAAGTAGTTACCATGACCTAGGGCGTGTTTTAAAGCTAACTGTGAGGGTTGATTTTTCGTGCGCGACGCGCACGAAAAATCAACTTTTAAAACAGACCCTAAATCATCAACAGGCTGAGGACATCTTCTAGAAGACCGATCGCGGTGGTGGTGGCAATGTTGGTGGTCTTTGCCCCAGTGACTAGGCTTTCCTTGGTGGTGGTAAACAGTCTGCCCGCCTGTTGGACGGCTTCCCTGATCCGAGTCATGGTCTGCATCACCTCGTTCCCAGTTTCCAGCAGAGAGTCATAGAGTTCTCGCTGGTTTTCTACCACTTCCTTGAGGGAAACATCAGCATGGTCTGCCGTTGCCGACTGGACGGTTTCCAGCTTGTCGGTTAGTTCTGTCAATAGATCTGTAACCTGTTGGGCAAAGGTGGTCACTTGGTCAGCGATTTCAGTCCGGCAGTCATCACTGAGGTAACTGTTGAACTCACTAGACTGTTGGTTTACAGCGTCTTCATGGCTGGTGATGTCGTTGCTGACTTCCGATCGCAGGTGCTCTTGCAGGGTGGCGATCGTCTGGGTTAGGGTCGATCGTATCTGCTCCGTAGCCTGTTGCAAACTGGTGAGGGCAGTCTCAGTGGCATCTGCTCCACTGGTGAGTTCTGGCTGGGTGGTGGTGAGGTTTTCACCGAGGGCAGCGATCGCGCTCCTAGTCTCCTCTAGTTTGGCTTCGGCTTCTGTTTGCAGTTCTGTTGCCCGCTCTTGAAGATCTCGCAGCAGTTGGTTCACCTCATCGGCTTCGGTGGCGAGGTCGTCGCGAAACTGATTGGTTTGCTCTAGAACTTTCTGGATGCGGTCTGCCAAGGCTTGCCAGTCGTCATCAATCTGTTGAGAGAGGGTATCAAACTCTTGGTTTAACTCATCCACATGGGGTTGTGTGTGATCAACTTGATCGAGCAGGTGGGTCAACAAGGCAACGGTTTCAGTGGCGGTAGTATCTAGGTCAACCATGGTTCAAACTCCTTAAGTTTTATGGAATGGGGTGAGTTGTTTGGGTTCGTGTTTTCTGGGCTGGGACAACCAGGATGGCATCCTACTGCATGGAGTTCAGTGCACAAGCTTGAGCATTATCCGGGCCAGCTTAGACCAGGAATTTTCTCTAGGACGTGGCGGACGGCAGCGATCGCATCGACGATCGGTTCAACCATATCCTCTAGTTTCTCGATCAGTGGATTGAGTTCCTCCCGCTCCGATTCCGCATCATCCTTGCCTTCAATGAAATCTTCGGCAATCTCCTCCAGCGTATCAAGGACAGTGGTAATGGCTTCAGTGACTAGTTCCTTCAATCCATCCTCAATCTTCTCCTGCGCCTCATCGAGGATAGTATCCACACTTGCTTCAATGATTTCAGAGCCGATGCGCTCTAGGGTGGATTCACAGGCATCCTTACTGTCCTCAAACTGCGTGAGTAGTTCTTTGACCTGATCGCTGACTTCTTGGAGTGCCTCGGCGATCGCTGTTTGTGTCTGCTCCACTTGGTTGTCTGCCTCAGCACCAGACGTTTCTAGGGACTGTTGCAAGGCTTCTACCTGGGATTGCACCTCCTCCAAAGCAGCAATCAACTCCTCCTGGTGAGATTCAAGGGCAGAGTGGGTTTCGGTCAACTCACCTTGGGCTTCATCGGTGGCTTGCTGCAAGGTGCGATCGCAATCCTCCAGTTGGGTTTTCAGGTCAGCCAACTGTCCCTGTAAGGTTTGGCAGTCTTGTTCTATCTCAGTTTGTGCCTCCGTCAGCCAGTTTTCCATTTCATCTAGGCTGCTATCTAACTCAGCCATGATGGTTTCTGTCTCCCCTTGACTAGTGGCTACTTCATTACGCAACTCTTGAAAGGCAGACTCCAACTGTTGCATCAGAGTTGCACACTCGGTTTGCTGGGCTTGCAGGCGATCGCCAAGCTGATTCGCCAACACCTGGACTTCATTCGTATCCTGAATCAAGCGATTTAACTCTTGGGGAGCTAGCACAGCCATGCGTTGCAATTCATCAAGTACTTGGT
The window above is part of the Cyanobacteriota bacterium genome. Proteins encoded here:
- a CDS encoding DUF1822 family protein, with protein sequence MLTLKLDQLAELYPEHIWLTIADSDRQAAAQAEQYPYSHDTARARATLNTLCLECLKRELPETLDRPDTIAPATDDLAKRWEFVTGFSVTIGDVPLVVIPTDTLTLDELRVPREWVDIPSDHQWAAPYYVACQVDLEDDWVRIAGYATHDDVKAGAYDRVDRTYSLPVSNLHENIYTIWHLREHCPDPQPQVESLPDLSDSVAESLIRHYSQPMPYSPRLLPEPEGGDRWLALLANPSHLDQLHTCRTSPQQERVSIGETLVTITREARAVVITAWRSLQDLVNPPEFAMAIARSAQINPMSKGCEVLLDGQRFNLAIVYQLTNDPEELRAQIKVNSPDPQASLPVGLTLDVRDEQGDLLDGDRVNPGQPKDVLEASILGAAGEAYQLELSLLGNSAMLPEEFPTHPSPDTSQHLPWFPYLR